One stretch of Planctomycetota bacterium DNA includes these proteins:
- the rsgA gene encoding ribosome small subunit-dependent GTPase A: MKLEDLGYGPFFESHRQALGLDADGVARVIAEYKEAYRVKNIAGECLARISGRQMFKAVTREDYPCVGDWVAITRRNTAEAVIHKLLPRQTILRRKHTNKSGAQVIGANIDVAFIIESLDGDYNLNRFERYFAMVDEGHIRPVVVLNKTDLISDTELGLKTAQLENRFKGIDVISISAATGRGLAGLTAYIKPGRTYCFLGSSGVGKSSLINKLLGTDNIRTNAINIVTGQGRHTTASREMYFLPNGGMVIDNPGMKEIGLTDADAGIDSVFEDIIALSAGCRYKNCSHTNEAGCAVLAALATGRLDQAKYSNYARLRKEAGYYRMTELEKRRADRKFGRFVKNAQQQLKKK; the protein is encoded by the coding sequence ATGAAGCTTGAAGACCTGGGCTATGGCCCATTTTTCGAATCCCATCGCCAAGCCCTGGGATTGGACGCTGACGGAGTGGCCCGGGTGATTGCCGAATACAAAGAGGCCTACCGGGTCAAGAACATTGCCGGCGAATGTCTGGCCAGGATATCCGGCCGGCAGATGTTTAAGGCCGTGACCAGGGAAGATTATCCCTGCGTCGGGGACTGGGTGGCGATTACCAGGCGCAACACCGCCGAAGCCGTCATCCACAAATTACTGCCCCGCCAGACCATATTGAGGAGAAAACACACCAATAAATCCGGAGCCCAGGTCATCGGGGCCAATATTGATGTCGCCTTCATCATTGAATCATTGGACGGCGATTATAACCTGAACCGGTTTGAAAGATATTTCGCCATGGTCGACGAAGGCCATATCCGGCCGGTCGTGGTCCTGAATAAAACAGATTTGATATCGGATACTGAATTAGGCCTGAAAACGGCCCAATTAGAAAACAGGTTCAAGGGTATTGACGTTATCTCCATCAGCGCCGCGACCGGCCGGGGATTAGCCGGATTAACCGCTTATATCAAACCGGGCCGGACCTATTGTTTCCTGGGTTCATCCGGCGTGGGCAAGTCATCCCTGATAAACAAATTGCTGGGCACGGACAATATCAGGACCAACGCCATAAATATTGTCACCGGCCAGGGCCGGCACACCACGGCCAGCCGGGAAATGTATTTCCTGCCCAACGGCGGGATGGTTATTGACAATCCCGGAATGAAGGAAATCGGGCTGACCGACGCCGACGCCGGGATAGACAGCGTATTTGAGGATATCATTGCCTTATCAGCCGGATGCAGATACAAGAATTGTTCCCACACCAACGAAGCCGGGTGCGCGGTATTAGCGGCGCTGGCCACCGGCCGGCTGGATCAGGCCAAATACTCCAATTACGCCCGGCTCAGGAAAGAAGCCGGATATTACCGGATGACCGAACTG